Sequence from the Parvicella tangerina genome:
ATGGAAAAAGTGGAAAATATACCTCCCCATTATTGTTGGTTTTGGCTTATTGGCGCTATTCTCCAAACACATTCCACCGCACATGGATTTTGTAAAAATTCTGGAGGGAAAACAAGAAGACTTTGTCAGGTTGGCTGAATTTCAAGATGCAGGAAGTAAATTTGAATTGACCGATATAGATCAATCCTTTTTTGGAATTGTAAAGGTCATTCCTGAAGGTATCCTGAATTGCTTTATTCGACCTCTTCCCTGGAGAGCGAACAGCACACTTTCTATTCCCGCAGTTTTAGAAAACCTATTCGTACTTGGTCTTCTGTTTATGGGAATCAGTCAAATCATTAGAAGAAAAGTTTCCGTTCATCATGAACACATGAACTTCTTGTGGTTCAGCGTAATCTTTGTGTTACTTCTATATGCAATTATAGGAGTTACCACACCCGTGGCTGGAGCGCTGGTAAGATACAAAGTGCCAGCTTTGCCTTTCTTAATGGTAGTGCTGGTTTACCTATTGAAAGATACCAAGTGGGTATCAGTAATAGACAACAGGCTGAAAATAAAACAGTAGCTTCAACACTATAGAAAAAACTAGTAGGAATCACTGACGATACATCGTAGCTTCAGCAATCGGATTATTTGGATCATAAGCCCTGAGGTAGTAAACCAATTTGATGGTGTTTTCATCAATTTTAGAGACAACCACTTCAACACCTTGGTCGCATTTCCTAAGGCCCAAGGTAATCGATTCAACATATTGAAGTCCTTCCACATCATCTTCGATTCGATTCCAAACACCACCACAGCCCAAGTCAGGATATGAAATTTTTATCGATGTTTCGCTTTCAGCATTCAATTCGATTTTCCAGGTCGCATCGTCTATTTGAACTCCTTTACCTTCCCATGAACCCATCAACCAATCTAAGTTTTCTGAATCTTGAGCACAAGAAAATAGGCTGATGAGCACAAATAGGATCGTAGTCATTGTTTTCATAATTATTCGTTTTGATTACTAGACTAATGTAGCTAATTTCACGCTACACTTAGCGGAAAGACATGAAAATACGTAATCCTACGTAGAGAAAAATCTTCTACTAAAGACGCTCTTCTAAGCATACAAATTCACCAAATACCCTGCGTGACTCCTAATGTTAATCACTGTTCCGTCTTCAAATATCAAATATTGCCCTTTAATTCCTACAAGCTTTTTTTCAATGATTGGTGTGCTATCTAATTTCATACTCTTTACCTTCTCAGGATACTCCAAAACTGGAAAATGAAGATGTCGTAAAGGTTCGTCATTCTTCAAAAACTTCTGAAGGTCATTGGGGACATTCTCCAGCAAGTACTCTCTAGCTTCTTCGAGCTCTCCTGGCATTAGGTCATTCGTCAGCATCTTGCGCCAATTGGTTTTATCGGATATGTAATCTTTAAGAGCAACCTCTATCAAACCCGCTGCTTGACGATAAGGAGTTTCAGCAATAATTAACGCTTCTACTGCCCCTTGGTCAATCCACCTCGTAGGCACCTGCGTTTTTCTGGTTACCCCAACTTTAATACCTGCCGTTTTAGAAAGGTACACATAATGCGGTTGTAAGTGATGCTTTCTTTCCCACTCCTCATCTCTAAGTGCAATACCTTCATGAATCTGGCTCAACTCAGGACGTAAAACACTCTCCACTGCCATCGGAGAGTTCATGTAGGCCTCATAACTCATGCCTTCACCGTAAGTCTTTTTTATTTTCTCACCCGTCACCACACAATTGATCACGTGTTGGAATTCAAGAACGATCTTTTTACCAACCACTTCATTCATAGGCAGTAACTCGCCAGGTTCAAGATTGTTGTAAAGAACAAATTCATATTGAACATCATCCCCAACCAGTGAGGACCTCATTTTACGAATGTTTCCGGTGTGCATGGTGAATGTTTTCAACGAAGGTAGTAAATGTAATCTTCATGAGGAATCATTAAAAACTTGGAACTACATATTGCAGCATTTCGGCTACCTCAGATCAAAATCATATTGGGCGATCAAAACATGATTTTTTGAAAAAATCAAATCAACTTTTGTGAAAATAGCTTAATTTCATTTTGTCAATTATCTACAGTTATGAAAAAAATTATACTCCTAGTACTAGCAGTTGCGCCTCTATTCAGCTTGGCTCAACATCATGAATCAGCTACTGATTCTCCCCAAGACCTCAACCAAATACTTCAAAAAGAGGTGAGAATGGAACAAAAGTCTGGCGCCATCATCTGGTCAGAAGATTTTGCTAGTGGCTGGCCTGCGGGCTGGATCACTATCGACTCATCTGGTATCTGCCCATGGGTGTATTCAACAGACGGAACATGGGGTTACTTTAATGGAAATAATGGAACAAGTGGAACAAACGATATTCAATCTTCCACCGCCTCAAACGGTTTTTTGATCTGCGATGTAGATTCGGCCAATAATGTAACATACGGCCAACCCTCTGGGTCGAATTACAATTACCTTTCCACTTATTTTGAAATTCCTCCAATCAACTGCGCAACAAACAGCTCCGTAATTCTTGAGTTTGAACAGAAGTTTCGCTACAACAATAGCGTTTCCATGAATGTGTTGGTGAGTACTGACAGCATCAACTGGACTGGTTTTGATGTTTCGGGAGGGCTAGCCAATAACACGATCTCAGCGGACCCTGATATCGTCACATTAAACCTATCATCTATCGCAGCTAACCAACCTAAAGTGCATATTAGAATTGGATGGAGTGCGCGTGTATACTACTGGATGATTGATGATATGGTACTTAGGGAGGGTAATGAAAATGACCTTGCTAACCTGTCTGGTTACTGGGAAACAGGCAATGAACTTCTGGAATACTATCAAACACCCTTATCACAACTGACTCCAATGACTTTCAAAGGCGCTTATACCAATATTGGTAATAATGGAATTCCAAATGTTTCTCAAGAGGTCAACGTGGATTTTGGGGGGAGTTCTGTTTATTCAGCTTCTTCCACGCCAGACACCTCAATTGTGGCAACCATTGACAGCGTTACGATTCCTGGAACGTTTACTCCGTCTTCTGGTGTAGGAACATACGATGTCACCTGGACCGTTTCATCTGCAGATTCTGTAGATTTGAACAACGCAGATAATACCACCCAAAGAGATTTTGTGGTGAGTGATTTAGTTTATGCTCGAGATAATGGAGTGACCACTGGATCAATCGGTAACTTCTCATCAAATGCAGGGCAAACCTTTAAAATCGGCAACCTTTATGAAACCTTTGGTTCAGCAACAAACTGTGCTGTATACGTTGGTATTTCAAGTGATGCAACAAATGATGGACAGATCATTTACGCTGAAGTTTATCGGTGGAACGCGACTGGCGGAACGTTTGATTTTGTGGAAACCACAGACGACTATGTCATCTCTTCAGTTGATTTAGGCTCGGTGATCTCAGTTCCTCTGCTAAACCCTGTTGATGTAGTAGCTGGTGAATTGTATCTGGTTGTTGCTGGTCATTATGGAGGAACAGATGAAGTTCGTTTTTTACTCTGCCAGGCCGTAGAAGAACAAACCGTTTATGGATATCGAGCAGATGGAAGCTTAGTCTATCTGTCAAGTCCAAGGGCACCTCTAGTTAGAATGAAGCTAAATTCTGGTGGCGTGTGTGCTGAAAGCGTTGAGGAGAATTCATTAGCTAATATTAGTGCTTATCCCAATCCTTTCGCTGAGGAGACGACTATTGCTTTACAACTATCCTCCGCAACTTCAGTGATCATGGAAATCATTGATCTTGATGGAAGAGTCATTTCCACGACAAAGTTTGGACAATTACCTTCAGGAACAACACCATTGACGATCGAAGCTAGCTCATTGGCCGCTGGAATGTACACCTGTCGCATCACCGCAGGTGACGAAGTTCTTACGGAACGAATTGTGGTAGCTAAGTAAATGACTTCTTAATTGAATAAAAATCAATTAGAAACCTGATGATTATCACTTAAAATGAGTTATATTCCTATATTCTTGCACTAAAACAACTAATTATGGAACAAGAGAACAAAGAATTACTCAAAAAAATCGCTTACTTAGCTATCGGCATCTTTTCTCCAGATAGTAATCACTTCAATGAAATGGTTGACGAATGGATCGAAAAAGGAAAAATGACAGAAGAAGAAGGAAGAAAATTTGTGGAAGATATTATGAATAAAGCAAAAGGAGTTAAGTCTGATCTTGAGAAAAAAATCATGGATCAGGGACAGTCTTTTTATGAAAATATTCATGTGGCCACTACCGAACAAATTGAAGCCCTAGAGAAAAGGATAAGTGCTCTGGAAAAACTCCATAAAGAGAAGTAATTCGTTGAATGGGAGTTTTTAAATTCTTAATAAGGCAGGTAAAGCACATCAATCGATACAACAAGATCCTTCGTGTTCTGGTGAAGTACGGGTTTGATGATTATGTAGCCCACTTTAAGCATAGTGGGGGATTCCTGAGGCACCTGATCCCTAAAAAACGAATAAAAAAAGCCGCTGAACTCAATAAGTGGGAACGGATGAGGCTTGTCTGTGAGGAGTTGGGCCCCACGTTTGTTAAATTCGGTCAGTTGCTCAGCAGTAGAAGGGACTTATTGCCCGCTGAACTCATAGAAGAACTCTCCAAGCTTCAGGATAGTGTTCCTATATTTCCAGGCAAGAAAGCCAAAGAGATTATTGACGAGGAGTTTGCTGCCTTTCGAAATGAGAAAATTGTCTCATTTGAAGAGTTTCCATTTGCCTCTGCATCAATGGCCCAGGTGCATAAGGGAAGACTGGCAACTGGTGAGGAAGTTGTTTTTAAAGTACAACGACCTGACATTCGAGAGACCATTGAAGAGGACATTGAAATCATGCGTGATCTCGCAGGAATCTTAGGGGAACGTCTTCCATCTATCAAACATTTTGATCCCGTAGGGCTGGTTGATCAATTTGCAAACAGCATCCATTATGAACTTGACTTCATTCACGAATCGATCAACTCTAAAAGATTTGCCTACAACTTTAAGGACTCTAAAGTCATCAAAGCCCCTAAGATCTACAGTGAGTTTACTTCTACCAAAGTAGTCACTATGGAGTTTGTAAAAGGAGTGAAACCTTCCAAATCAAAATTGGCAGAAGACGCCATTGATAACACCAAAGAAGTAGCTAAAAACATTGCCACTTCATTCTTTCAACAGGTATTCGAATATGGCTTTTTCCATGCCGATCCGCATGCAGGTAATTTTATCATCAACGAAAAAAACGAAATTTACTACATCGATTTTGGAATGATGGGAACCATTCTGAAAAAGGACAGAGAACACCTAGGCAATCTTTTATTAGCCATTGAGATGCAGGATGTGAAAATGATGATGAATGCTATCTCTTACCTCACCAATGTCGTTGTTTTTGAAAACCGAAAAAGCCTGGAGTACGAATTGATTGAATACATCAACAAGTACGCTTATCAAGAGAATTTTCATTTGCAGGTTGGTCAGATGCTTACTGATCTAACCGAAGTAATGAACCATCATAACCTCCATATCCCATCTCACTTCTTCCTGATCACAAGAGCAATGTTTTCACTCGAAGGGTTGGTGCGAGACCTTGATGATGAAATTATCCTAATGGATGAGATAAAGCCGATCATCAGAGCACGTATTCTTGATGAACGAAACCCCGTGACAACAGGGGAGAAAATCATCAACTCCATGTACGATCTGGGAAATTACCTGGAGGAGTTTCCAGCAGACCTTCGTCAAACCATGAAACTGATTCGTAAAGGAAAACTTAGTGTCAACCTAAAGCATGAAGGGATGGATCCAACCGTTAAAACACTCAACCGTTTAGGCAGGTTATTGATCATTGTAATTCTCGTTTCCTCAATAATTCTTGGATCATCCGTTTTCATACTAGCCGACACCGACCCTAAGTTGTTTGATATTCCTGTTTATTCTCTGATCGGATATGCATTTGCTACTTTTATGGGGTTATACCTACTGCTAAGACTCTACAAAAACGAAAACGAAGATTAATACTTATATCAAGAGATATAAGTACTTCAAAATGTTTCAAATCCTGACAAAAAACACTTGACTTTTACCTTTAAACAGACCTAGTTTTGCAACATGCTTGTAAAAACTTATGGAAGTGCTGTTTATGGTGTAGATGCCATAACCATCACAGTAGAGGTAAATGTGAGCCAAGGTATTAAGTTTTTCCTCGTAGGACTACCCGATAACGCAGTAAAAGAAAGTCATCAGCGAATTGCTGCTGCTCTCAAGAACAATGACTATCGAATTCCTGGAAAGGAAATAACCATTAATATGGCTCCTGCAGACATTCGCAAAGAAGGGTCTGCCTACGATCTTACGATCGCAATGGGAATTTTAGCTGCTTCAGGTCAGGTGAGTAGGCCAGATCTTGCAGATCACTATGTCATTATGGGCGAGCTGTCGCTAGACGGTGAGCTGCGACCTATAAAAGGGGCTTTACCCATTGCCATGAAGGCGAAAAAGGAAGGCTTTAAGGGCGTTATTCTCCCTGCTCAAAATGCTCCAGAAGCAGGAATTGTGGAAGATTTTGAAGTTTATGGAGCCAATAACATTAAGGAAGTCATCGATTTCTTCAATAACGTGCCTTCGATGGAACCCATTACAATTGATGTAAAAACCCTATTTAGCGAAAGCTCAAACCTAAACGGGCTAGATTTTGCCGATGTAAAGGGACAAGAAAATGTAAAGAGAGCACTTGAAATTGCAGCCGCAGGCGGACACAATGCAATCATGATTGGACCTCCTGGCTCAGGGAAAACGATGCTTTCTAAACGTATTCCAACGATACTTCCACCACTCACTTTAGAAGAAGCGCTTGAGACAACCAAAATACACTCTGTTGCTGGTATGCTCAACCCAAGTGAAGGCCTTGTTACGAAGAGGCCGTTCAGGGGTCCGCATCATACCGTTTCAGATGTTGCTCTTGTCGGAGGGGGGAGTAATCCTAAGCCCGGTGAAATCTCTCTGGCACATAACGGCATTTTATTTCTAGATGAACTTCCTGAGTTTAAACGGCAGGTTTTAGAAGTTCTTCGGCAACCTCTGGAAGACCGCATAGTTACTATTTCAAGAGCCAAGATCACGGTTGATTATCCCGCCAGCTTCATGTTGATCACTTCAATGAACCCTTCTCCTAGTGGAGAGTTCTACGATCCTTCCAACCCAAACGGAGATCCAGAGCATGCAGTAAGAAGGTATCTTTCAAAGATATCAGGCCCCTTAATGGACCGTATTGACTTGCACATTGAAGTTCAACCCGTTCCGTATGAAAAGCTATCCGATAAGAGAGAAGGTGAATCATCTGCTCAAATTCGTGAGCGAGTTATTGAAGCCAGAAAGTTACAAGAAGAACGGTTTAAAAATGTTGAAGGTGTTCATAGTAATGCTCAATTATCTCCAAAATTGGTAAAAAAACATTGCAAGATAGATGCAGCTGGCGAAGCTTTAATGAAAAATGCCATGGAAAAACTAGGGCTATCAGCGCGTTCTTATGGAAGGATCTTCAAAGTAGCTAGGACCATTGCTGATTTACAAGCTAGTGCGGATATCCAAGCCAAACACATTGCTGAGGCTATTAACTACCGCAGTTTGGATAGAGATGGGTGGTTGGGATAAATGCGCAGAAGTATTTTATTTTTCAGAGAGTTTATTACCTTTAAAGAGCAATGACAAATCATTGCTTTATTGGCTTTAAAATCTATTTGCACATGAGTAATTATCACATAAAAGGACTAGAAGAATATTTTAATGTTTACCGGAAATCTATTGACAAACCAGAAGAATTCTGGGGGGACATCGCTGAAGAGCACTTTGTTTGGCGTAAGAAATGGGATAAGGTATTAAGTTGGGATTTCACAAAACCAGAGATCAAGTGGTTTGAAAATGCTAAACTAAATATAACCGAAAACTGCATCGACAGGCATCTTTTAACTAAAGGCAATCAAACTGCTATCCTTTTTGAACCTAATGATCCAACAGAAAAGGCTGAGCATATCACTTATCATCAGCTTCATGAGCGTGTAAACCGTATGGCAAATGTCCTTAAATCACAAGGTGTTGAGAAAGGAGACCGTGTATGTGTTTATTTACCCATGATACCTGAGTTAGCGATTACGGTTCTAGCCTGCGCAAGAATTGGAGCAGTTCATTCTGTGGTTTTTGCAGGATTTTCTTCATCTGCTTTAGCCAGTAGAATTATTGACTGTGATGCAAAAGTAGTGATCACATCAGACGGCTCTTACCGAGGCGCTAAAACAATCGATTTGAAGGGGATTGTTGATGAGGCACTAAATTCATGTTCAGGAGTAAAAACTGTTTTGGTGGCTAAGCGTATTAACAGTGATATTGCTATGAAGGATGGCAGGGACAAATGGCTGCAACCATTGTTAGATGATGCTTCAACAGATTGTGAACCTGAGATCATGGATGCTGAAGATCCCCTATTTATTCTTTATACTTCGGGTTCAACTGGAAAACCAAAAGGAATGGTCCACACTACTGGTGGTTATATGGTTTATTCAGCTTACACTTTTAAGAATGTCTTCCAATATGAGCAAGGAGATGTGTACTGGTGTACAGCTGATATTGGTTGGATTACGGGGCACAGCTACATTGTTTATGGTCCGCTGGCTAATGGCGCCACTACAGTTATGTTTGAAGGAGTTCCTAACCACCCCGACTACTCAAGGTTTTGGGAGATTGTAGAAAAGCATAAAGTCAATCAGTTCTATACTGCCCCAACAGCCATTCGAGCATTAGCAAAAGAGGATTTAGTTTTTGTGGATAAACACGACCTCACTTCTCTTAAAGTTTTGGGTACGGTGGGTGAACCAATCAATGAGGAGGCTTGGCACTGGTACAACGACAATATAGGAAAGAAAAACTCTCCTATTGTTGATACTTGGTGGCAAACCGAAACAGGGGGTATTATGATCTCGCCAATTCCATTTGCCACTCCGACAATTCCAACTTTTGCGACCCTACCACTACCAGGTATTCAGCCTGCCCTAATGGATGAAAATGCGAATGAGATTAATGGTAATTCAGTGGAGGGGAGACTTTGTATCAAGTACCCATGGCCTTCTATTGCTCGAACAATCTGGGGAGACCATCAAAGATACAAAGACACCTATTTCTCTGCCTATGAGAACATGTACTTCACTGGTGATGGAGCAAGAAGAGATGCTGTAGGGTATTATAGGATTACAGGACGTGTAGATGACGTAATTATCGTTTCTGGACATAATTTGGGAACAGCTCCGATTGAGGATGCTATTAATGAGCATCCTGCTGTAGCTGA
This genomic interval carries:
- a CDS encoding DUF2797 domain-containing protein, translating into MRSSLVGDDVQYEFVLYNNLEPGELLPMNEVVGKKIVLEFQHVINCVVTGEKIKKTYGEGMSYEAYMNSPMAVESVLRPELSQIHEGIALRDEEWERKHHLQPHYVYLSKTAGIKVGVTRKTQVPTRWIDQGAVEALIIAETPYRQAAGLIEVALKDYISDKTNWRKMLTNDLMPGELEEAREYLLENVPNDLQKFLKNDEPLRHLHFPVLEYPEKVKSMKLDSTPIIEKKLVGIKGQYLIFEDGTVINIRSHAGYLVNLYA
- a CDS encoding T9SS type A sorting domain-containing protein; its protein translation is MKKIILLVLAVAPLFSLAQHHESATDSPQDLNQILQKEVRMEQKSGAIIWSEDFASGWPAGWITIDSSGICPWVYSTDGTWGYFNGNNGTSGTNDIQSSTASNGFLICDVDSANNVTYGQPSGSNYNYLSTYFEIPPINCATNSSVILEFEQKFRYNNSVSMNVLVSTDSINWTGFDVSGGLANNTISADPDIVTLNLSSIAANQPKVHIRIGWSARVYYWMIDDMVLREGNENDLANLSGYWETGNELLEYYQTPLSQLTPMTFKGAYTNIGNNGIPNVSQEVNVDFGGSSVYSASSTPDTSIVATIDSVTIPGTFTPSSGVGTYDVTWTVSSADSVDLNNADNTTQRDFVVSDLVYARDNGVTTGSIGNFSSNAGQTFKIGNLYETFGSATNCAVYVGISSDATNDGQIIYAEVYRWNATGGTFDFVETTDDYVISSVDLGSVISVPLLNPVDVVAGELYLVVAGHYGGTDEVRFLLCQAVEEQTVYGYRADGSLVYLSSPRAPLVRMKLNSGGVCAESVEENSLANISAYPNPFAEETTIALQLSSATSVIMEIIDLDGRVISTTKFGQLPSGTTPLTIEASSLAAGMYTCRITAGDEVLTERIVVAK
- a CDS encoding phasin family protein, whose amino-acid sequence is MEQENKELLKKIAYLAIGIFSPDSNHFNEMVDEWIEKGKMTEEEGRKFVEDIMNKAKGVKSDLEKKIMDQGQSFYENIHVATTEQIEALEKRISALEKLHKEK
- a CDS encoding ABC1 kinase family protein, yielding MGVFKFLIRQVKHINRYNKILRVLVKYGFDDYVAHFKHSGGFLRHLIPKKRIKKAAELNKWERMRLVCEELGPTFVKFGQLLSSRRDLLPAELIEELSKLQDSVPIFPGKKAKEIIDEEFAAFRNEKIVSFEEFPFASASMAQVHKGRLATGEEVVFKVQRPDIRETIEEDIEIMRDLAGILGERLPSIKHFDPVGLVDQFANSIHYELDFIHESINSKRFAYNFKDSKVIKAPKIYSEFTSTKVVTMEFVKGVKPSKSKLAEDAIDNTKEVAKNIATSFFQQVFEYGFFHADPHAGNFIINEKNEIYYIDFGMMGTILKKDREHLGNLLLAIEMQDVKMMMNAISYLTNVVVFENRKSLEYELIEYINKYAYQENFHLQVGQMLTDLTEVMNHHNLHIPSHFFLITRAMFSLEGLVRDLDDEIILMDEIKPIIRARILDERNPVTTGEKIINSMYDLGNYLEEFPADLRQTMKLIRKGKLSVNLKHEGMDPTVKTLNRLGRLLIIVILVSSIILGSSVFILADTDPKLFDIPVYSLIGYAFATFMGLYLLLRLYKNENED
- a CDS encoding YifB family Mg chelatase-like AAA ATPase; the encoded protein is MLVKTYGSAVYGVDAITITVEVNVSQGIKFFLVGLPDNAVKESHQRIAAALKNNDYRIPGKEITINMAPADIRKEGSAYDLTIAMGILAASGQVSRPDLADHYVIMGELSLDGELRPIKGALPIAMKAKKEGFKGVILPAQNAPEAGIVEDFEVYGANNIKEVIDFFNNVPSMEPITIDVKTLFSESSNLNGLDFADVKGQENVKRALEIAAAGGHNAIMIGPPGSGKTMLSKRIPTILPPLTLEEALETTKIHSVAGMLNPSEGLVTKRPFRGPHHTVSDVALVGGGSNPKPGEISLAHNGILFLDELPEFKRQVLEVLRQPLEDRIVTISRAKITVDYPASFMLITSMNPSPSGEFYDPSNPNGDPEHAVRRYLSKISGPLMDRIDLHIEVQPVPYEKLSDKREGESSAQIRERVIEARKLQEERFKNVEGVHSNAQLSPKLVKKHCKIDAAGEALMKNAMEKLGLSARSYGRIFKVARTIADLQASADIQAKHIAEAINYRSLDRDGWLG
- the acs gene encoding acetate--CoA ligase encodes the protein MSNYHIKGLEEYFNVYRKSIDKPEEFWGDIAEEHFVWRKKWDKVLSWDFTKPEIKWFENAKLNITENCIDRHLLTKGNQTAILFEPNDPTEKAEHITYHQLHERVNRMANVLKSQGVEKGDRVCVYLPMIPELAITVLACARIGAVHSVVFAGFSSSALASRIIDCDAKVVITSDGSYRGAKTIDLKGIVDEALNSCSGVKTVLVAKRINSDIAMKDGRDKWLQPLLDDASTDCEPEIMDAEDPLFILYTSGSTGKPKGMVHTTGGYMVYSAYTFKNVFQYEQGDVYWCTADIGWITGHSYIVYGPLANGATTVMFEGVPNHPDYSRFWEIVEKHKVNQFYTAPTAIRALAKEDLVFVDKHDLTSLKVLGTVGEPINEEAWHWYNDNIGKKNSPIVDTWWQTETGGIMISPIPFATPTIPTFATLPLPGIQPALMDENANEINGNSVEGRLCIKYPWPSIARTIWGDHQRYKDTYFSAYENMYFTGDGARRDAVGYYRITGRVDDVIIVSGHNLGTAPIEDAINEHPAVAESAIVGFPHDIKGNALYGYVTLKETGETRVHDNLRKEINQLITEHIGPIAKLDKIQFTVGLPKTRSGKIMRRILRKVASNELDNLGDISTLLNPEVVEKIIEERL